A window of Micromonospora eburnea genomic DNA:
GCTGCCGGGCCGGCTCGTCGAGCGCCGCCAGCAACGCGCCGGCCGCCGTGCGCATCTGCTCGGGTACGGGATCCTCCACCGCCCCTGTATACGCCAGGCCGGCCTGCCGCGCGGGTCCCACCCTTGATAGCTTGCCGAGCCGGTGCCGAGCCGGTGCGGAGGGGCGGGCGGAATGGACGATCGGGTGTACGTCGGCAACGCTGGCGTGGACGGCGCGACCGACGCGGGCTGGCTGCTCGGCCACTTCAAGCCGCCCGGCGACGTCCGGCACAGCACCGAGGTCGAGGTGAAGTGGGGCGCGCACCCCGCCGGGGAGGCACGCTCGGCGTGGGCGACGGGTGAGCGGCGTACCGCCCTGCTGGTGCTGGTCAGCGGCGCGTTCCGGATCGAGTTGCCGGACCGCACGGTGGTGCTGCGCCACCTGGGTGACTACGTGGTGTGGGGCCGGGGCGTGGACCACTCCTGGTACGCCGAGCGGGATTCGGTGGTGCTCACGGTGCGCTGGCCGTCGGTGCCCGGCTACCGGGTGGAGCCGCCGGTCCGGCGCTGAGCGGGGGAGTGCCGCGTACCGGCCGTCCCAGCATCCGATATTGCCTACTAAACCTATAGGG
This region includes:
- a CDS encoding signal peptidase I, translated to MDDRVYVGNAGVDGATDAGWLLGHFKPPGDVRHSTEVEVKWGAHPAGEARSAWATGERRTALLVLVSGAFRIELPDRTVVLRHLGDYVVWGRGVDHSWYAERDSVVLTVRWPSVPGYRVEPPVRR